The following coding sequences lie in one Stenotrophomonas rhizophila genomic window:
- a CDS encoding dioxygenase family protein has translation MSRLPSLYISHGSPMTALHPGLVGERLAALAAQLPRPRAIVMASAHWLTHQPAVGAHAQPPTIHDFGGFPQALFDLQYPAPGDPALADEIAARLAAAGLPTALDPKRGLDHGAWVPLRFLYPQADIPVVPLAIQPLLGPAHQFALGRALAPLREQGVLVIGSGSITHNLHDWGNYQDGKEAPYVRPFIGWVEQRLQEDDTAALLDYRARAPHAAQAHPTDEHLQPLHVAMGAAGSETLGAQRIDAGIDAGFLAMDIYRFDGAAA, from the coding sequence ATGTCCCGTCTGCCTTCGCTGTACATCTCCCATGGTTCGCCGATGACCGCGCTCCACCCCGGTCTGGTCGGCGAACGCCTCGCGGCGCTGGCCGCGCAGTTGCCGCGCCCGCGCGCCATCGTGATGGCCTCGGCGCACTGGCTGACCCACCAGCCGGCAGTGGGCGCACACGCGCAACCGCCCACCATCCACGATTTCGGCGGCTTCCCGCAGGCGCTGTTCGACCTGCAGTACCCGGCCCCGGGCGACCCGGCCCTGGCCGACGAGATCGCCGCGCGGCTGGCGGCGGCCGGGCTGCCGACCGCGCTGGACCCCAAACGCGGCCTCGACCACGGCGCCTGGGTGCCGCTGCGCTTCCTGTACCCGCAGGCCGACATTCCGGTGGTGCCGCTGGCGATCCAGCCGCTGCTGGGGCCGGCCCACCAGTTCGCGCTGGGCCGCGCACTGGCACCGCTGCGCGAGCAGGGCGTGCTGGTGATCGGCTCCGGCAGCATCACCCACAACCTGCACGACTGGGGCAACTACCAGGACGGCAAGGAAGCGCCCTACGTGCGTCCCTTCATCGGCTGGGTCGAACAGCGCCTGCAGGAGGACGACACCGCCGCGCTGCTCGACTACCGTGCCCGCGCGCCGCACGCAGCGCAGGCGCACCCGACCGACGAGCACCTGCAGCCGCTGCATGTGGCCATGGGCGCTGCCGGGAGTGAGACGCTGGGTGCGCAGCGCATCGATGCGGGTATCGATGCGGGGTTCCTGGCGATGGACATCTACCGCTTCGACGGGGCCGCGGCATGA